The genomic window AGTAATACCATTACTCCAGCGAAAGAGGATCTATCTGTTGGTATCGATACGAGTAATCAATTTGATAAGCTAGTGTTGGAGAATGAGCAGCTTAAAGCCCAAATTGATCAATTGTTAATTGAAAAAGATGGTTACGTAAAAGAAACTGCTGAATCGGAAAAAATAAAAGAGCATAATGAGTTGTTACGAAGTCAAATTACAGGGTATGAGACGATTCTTGATGAAAAACAACAGCTGGAAAGAAAGCTATTAGAGTTTAATCATACAAAAGAAGAAAATAGTTTATTAAAAGATGAAAATGATAAATTAAAAGCTAGTTTAGAAGAAAAAGATCAACAATTATCATCCATTGAATTAGAAGTTAAGAACAAAGATGAAGAAATTATTGATCTGGTCAATGAACTAGAAGTGGCAAATAGTAAATTAAAAGAAACAACAGACTCAGAATCAACAAGAGTTAGCAAAATTGAAGAATTAACAACTAAGTTATCTGAAGCAGAAACTGAAATAGTGGAGTTAACTAGCAAGTTATCAATAAAAGATGAAGATGTTTTACGCTTAGCTGCTGAGTCAAATGAAAAAGATGATGAAGTTCAAGTTCTACAAAACGAAATATCTGAAAAAGAATCAACTGTTAATCAATTAATGGGTGAATTAAAAGAAGCACAAGAATCAATTGCATCATTGAGTGCTGCAATGAAAGAGTTAAGAGAAAATCAACAAGTAGATCATATGGATGAGACTATTGCAAGTCTTGAAACACAATTATCTAGTAAAGAGTCTATCATTGCGACAAACAAAGAAGTAATTGATACATTAACCGAAGAGAACAATCAATTAGTAGTGAAATTAAAAAATGTTGAAGATGAGTTGAGCAACACGACAGTTGAATTGCTAGAATTAAAAGATGTTCAGAGAGCATTAACTGAATTACAAGATGAACTCCAACAATCAAAAG from Vagococcus martis includes these protein-coding regions:
- a CDS encoding coiled-coil domain-containing protein, producing MFNRWLRRQDDNADKDYEEEYSSEELPQTTNELFYDTEDSDDDYYYYYYYEEEVAEENENPSIPIISENDSNEEDVDDLYDESNQFYTESSFTSNTITPAKEDLSVGIDTSNQFDKLVLENEQLKAQIDQLLIEKDGYVKETAESEKIKEHNELLRSQITGYETILDEKQQLERKLLEFNHTKEENSLLKDENDKLKASLEEKDQQLSSIELEVKNKDEEIIDLVNELEVANSKLKETTDSESTRVSKIEELTTKLSEAETEIVELTSKLSIKDEDVLRLAAESNEKDDEVQVLQNEISEKESTVNQLMGELKEAQESIASLSAAMKELRENQQVDHMDETIASLETQLSSKESIIATNKEVIDTLTEENNQLVVKLKNVEDELSNTTVELLELKDVQRALTELQDELQQSKELELKLTSEYKKEQDIAQVANEKREKMEQELNQMTENLENQLSKTEKLEKELAELRESQRIIDELEQQINGMKSQQERLTESLTDLSSEKNRAKELEDEVQRLRAEKSSPEVELLQEELRQTKEQLRRAKAQQQMGMNQSDIAQVMIEAQSKAREIVETANQEAKRRIVDAESELSTISQEARNYYRKLETIKYESESVFSELLRKLESIGDIDRI